One Natronorubrum halophilum genomic window, TCAGGCGAGCGAACCGCGTCCTCGCGAGCGAACAGTTAAACGAGTCGGGAGGAGAGTTGGCGACCGAGTAGCGATCGTTTCGTCGCTCAGGGAGCCGAGAACGTCGGAGGCGGCTCACCCCACACTTGCGCGGTCGTCTTCTATACACGTCCACGACGGAGGAACGCCCATGGCAGATCACGATCCCGGTGTCGACGATCCGCTGGGGCTCCACGGCGTCGTTCCCCCGACGATCACCGCATTTCACGACGACGAGTCGGTCGACTACGAAACCACGGCCGAACACGCCCGCTTCGTCGTCGACCGGGGCGTCCACGGCGTCTTTCCGCTCGGAACCAACGGCGAGTTCCCGCTCCTGACGGGCGACGAACGCGAGGGCGTCGTCAAGGCCGTCGTCGACGAGGTCGGTGACGAGGTACCCGTCATCGCCGGCGTCGGCGCGCCGAGCACCTACGAGACCGTCGCTCACGCCGAACACGCCGAATCCGTCGGTGCCGACGGCATCGTCGTCGTGACACCGTACTACTATCCGCTCGACCACGACGCCGCCGTCGCGCACTACCGACGCGTCGCCGACGCCGTCTCGCTTCCGGTCTACGTCTATCACATCCCGAGCAAGACCGGCAACGAACTGTCGCTTGAGACGCTCGCGGATATCGCGCAGATCGACACCGTTGCCGGCATCAAAGACTCGAGCAAGGACGTTCCCTGGCTCGCTCAGGCCATCGACGCCCATCCCGAGTTGACCTTTCTGGTCGGCTCCGACTCGCTCCTGTTTACGGGCCTCGAGATCGGCTGTTCGGGGATGGTGAGCGCCGTCGCGAACGTCTTCCCGGAGCTCGTCGTCGACTGTTATACCGCCTACGACGAGGGGGACGAAGCGCGCGCTCGAGAGCTGCAGAGCCGGGTCTTCGAGGTTCGCGACGCGTTCAAAACTGGCGGCGCGTACATGTCCGGCGTCAAGACCGCGCTTCGAACGCGCGAGTTCGACGCCGGTCCGTTGCGAAGTCCGCTTCGACGCAAAGACGACGAGTCGGCGGCGGCGATGCGAGAGGAACTCGAGGGCGTGCGGGGTCTGCGTTGACCGTCTGAAGGCGTCCCGATACGTCCGTTCGAAGGCCTTCGGACCGTCCGCACCGTCCGTGGACCGCCGGCCGCACTAATCGCCCGTTCCTCGCACGGGGTCACCCGCAGTCAGCCGTGTAGTGTGATCTACCCCGTGCCAACGTGCGTCGCTCGTCGGTTGTGGGTCCACGGCGATCGAGACCGAAGTCACTATTCTCCCGCCGTTCCTATCGTGACGCGTGACCGACTACGACGCCGTCGTGTACGATCTCGATGGAACGCTCGTCGATCTCGACGTCGACTGGAACGCAGTCGCCGCGGATGTCATCGAGGTGTACGAAACCGCGGCCGTCGAGCCGCCGAGCGACGATCTCTGGGAGCTACTCGAGAGCGCGAGCGACGTCGGGCTGTCCGCCAACATCGAAGCGGCAATCGCCGGCCACGAGCGCGAGGGAGCCACGACCTCGCCGCGGCTGGCTCACGTCGACGAGTTGCTCGAGCGGTCGATCCCCGTCGGCGTCTGCTCGCTCAACTGCGAGGCGGCCTGTCGGATCGCCCTCGAGCGACACGACGTCGCCGACGCGGTCGATGCCGTCGTCGGTCGGGATACGGTCGCGATGCAAAAGCCGGCCCCGGAGCCGCTGCTCGAGACGGTTCGCAAACTCGACGCCGACCCCGAGCGAGCGCTGTTCGTGGGTGACTCCGAGCGAGATCGGCTGACGGCAAAACGAGCGGGCGTGGCGTTCGAGTTCGTCGGCGATGGTCCGTCCGGCGTGTAAGTGGTCGGTTGAACTACGTGTCTTGTTTTCGTTTCGCGTACGCGAAAACGGCGACGGCCGTAACGAACCAGATCGGAGCCCCGACGCGGACGGCGAACTCGGCCCGAGCGCCCCAACTCGGTAGATCGGCGCTCGCCGAGAGCAGGGCGACGATCGGCGCGCCGACGAGAATCGTCACGACGAA contains:
- a CDS encoding dihydrodipicolinate synthase family protein — translated: MADHDPGVDDPLGLHGVVPPTITAFHDDESVDYETTAEHARFVVDRGVHGVFPLGTNGEFPLLTGDEREGVVKAVVDEVGDEVPVIAGVGAPSTYETVAHAEHAESVGADGIVVVTPYYYPLDHDAAVAHYRRVADAVSLPVYVYHIPSKTGNELSLETLADIAQIDTVAGIKDSSKDVPWLAQAIDAHPELTFLVGSDSLLFTGLEIGCSGMVSAVANVFPELVVDCYTAYDEGDEARARELQSRVFEVRDAFKTGGAYMSGVKTALRTREFDAGPLRSPLRRKDDESAAAMREELEGVRGLR
- a CDS encoding HAD family hydrolase, with amino-acid sequence MTDYDAVVYDLDGTLVDLDVDWNAVAADVIEVYETAAVEPPSDDLWELLESASDVGLSANIEAAIAGHEREGATTSPRLAHVDELLERSIPVGVCSLNCEAACRIALERHDVADAVDAVVGRDTVAMQKPAPEPLLETVRKLDADPERALFVGDSERDRLTAKRAGVAFEFVGDGPSGV
- a CDS encoding DUF5822 domain-containing protein, which encodes MPEPVETTTPEGVDYGWVMQTTFVVTILVGAPIVALLSASADLPSWGARAEFAVRVGAPIWFVTAVAVFAYAKRKQDT